A part of Pristiophorus japonicus isolate sPriJap1 chromosome 15, sPriJap1.hap1, whole genome shotgun sequence genomic DNA contains:
- the hapstr1a gene encoding HUWE1-associated protein modifying stress responses 1 isoform X2: MEDKKDEHESEIQEHCPEHWFSKWERQCLAESEQEEQNEEERASLEEEQTQQKLWHLFQNSATAVAQLYKDRVCQQQGLSLWVPFQNAASAVTNVYKESIEAHRRSYDLGIQVLVEQWLV, translated from the exons ATGGAGGATAAAAAAGACGAACACGAGTCAGAAATCCAGGAACATTGCCCCGAACACTGGTTTTCCAAATGGGAGAGGCAGTGCCTGGCGGAGAGCGAGCAAGAGGAGCAGAACGAAGAGGAGAGGGCGTCGCTAGAGGAAGAGCAGACCCAGCAAAAACTTTGGCATTTATTTCAGAATTCAGCCACCGCCGTGGCACAGTTATATAAAG ATCGAGTCTGTCAACAACAAGGGCTGTCACTCTGGGTCCCGTTTCAAAATGCCGCCTCGGCTGTCACCAATGTGTATAAAG AAAGTATTGAAGCTCACCGCAGAAGCTATGACTTAGGAATTCAG